From a single Solenopsis invicta isolate M01_SB chromosome 6, UNIL_Sinv_3.0, whole genome shotgun sequence genomic region:
- the LOC105203854 gene encoding glutamate receptor ionotropic, kainate 2 encodes MIPRQCLLFIPLVLLVMTTPIHGFMRQIKIGAIFHKGDEDLRKIFVRAIAETKHENLAPAFELVPVIEDVDDNTDSFKTAAAACNLLEQGVAAIFGPTSRHTRGIVASIAARFHIPHIEYVWRENEGLEEENMEKKFSSPMTINIFPASEQLSTALSDIVESIIVSTKWTNFAAIYDTDEGLSRLHKILTIKNNGENPVTHTVRQLNEESDYRSLFKEIRNLTICNVIIDVEPKKIEKVLSNAKEVKLLSDYCNFILTYLDSTKLPIVEIRNISTVNITGFSLRETMEDVYGIAWLNSAVLYDAVFLFYKAIETLNARSIDDKKSRFINPVQLSCSTNDTRKYQAGRNIISIMQEISNMGKITGTMEINEYGHRTGFDIHIMNFQRPNSIPKRVGVWKSDGLHLMQTAKEQEIDVSKTMKSRKFVISTLENPPYVMVANASSTESVMIGTKHYEGYCIDLFKEIANISEFEYEFEIVPDGKYGKWDEEKKTWNGLIKRVMDKEVDFATVDLAITYQRKTAVDFSLPFMNLGISIVFTKPEEKPSDPNSFLAPFSTQVWIYMATAYLAVSIMLYLQARMAPGEWDNPHPCNADPEELENNFNLKNSLWLTIGSLMQQGSDILPKAPSIRMLTSMWWFFTLIMISSYTANLAAFLTVGKMEDPIKNVEDLAKQTKIKYGAVEGGATLAFFQYSNYTTYKRMYTTMMDSKPSVFTKSNKKGIERVLNSKRQYAFLMESTGIEYEMQRDRKCELTKIGGLIDNKGYGIAMPRNSQYRTTINNAILTLSEKGRLQQLKDKWWITKGGGKCNESETEKSSNSAELGLENVSGVFNVLILGCSASIFIAICEFLWNIRKVAVEEKITPWEALVAELKFAVNIFALTKPVKIAKSSSKNSASSLEGGLGRAASTARSVVGSFLRLDILDKFDKDHNTNNRSNDRKIN; translated from the exons atgattccACGACAGTGCCTGTTATTTATTCCACTAGTTTTGTTAGTAATGACAACACCCATCCACGGCTTCATGCGACAAATAAAAATCG GAGCAATCTTTCATAAAGGCGATGAAGATcttcgaaaaatatttgtaaggGCAATAGCAGAGACAAAACATGAAAACCTTGCACCCGCATTTGAACTTGTCCCAGTCATTGAAGACGTTGACGATAATACCGACAGCTTTAAGACAGCTGCAGCTG CTTGCAACCTTCTTGAGCAAGGTGTGGCAGCCATTTTTGGGCCTACAAGTCGGCATACTCGTGGAATAGTTGCGAGTATTGCTGCGCGATTTCATATACCGCACATCGAGTATGTTTGGCGCGAAAACGAAGGATTAGAAGAGGAaaacatggaaaaaaaattttcatcaccAATGACCATAAACATATTCCCTGCCAGTGAGCAACTTAGCACG GCTCTCAGCGACATCGTCGAAAGTATCATCGTTTCAACAAAATGGACAAACTTCGCAGCGATTTATGATACCGACGAGGGATTGTCACGCCTTCATAAGATATTGACAATAAAAAACAATGGAGAAAATCCGGTTACACATACGGTACGGCAGCTGAACGAAGAATCAGATTATCGCTCGCTATTTAAAGAGATACGCAATTTAACgatatgtaatgtaattattgatGTCGAACCGAAGAAAATCGAGAAAGTTCTCTCTAACGCAAAGGAGGTCAAATTGCTATCAGACTACTGTAACTTCATCCTAACATATTTG GATTCAACCAAGTTACCTATTGTCGAAATACGAAACATAAGTACTGTTAATATCACTGGATTCAGTTTAAGAGAGACGATGGAAGACGTGTACGGAATTGCTTGg CTAAATTCAGCGGTTCTCTACGACgcagtatttttgttttataaagcAATAGAGACCCTAAATGCCAGAAGTATTGATGACAAGAAATCTAGATTCATTAATCCTGTACAACTTTCTTGTAGTACCAACGATACTAGAAAGTATCAAGCAGGACGAAACATTATCAGCATTATGCAAGAG ATTTCGAACATGGGAAAGATTACGGGCACTATGGAGATTAATGAATACGGTCACCGAACTGGTTTTGACATACATATTATGAACTTTCAACGTCCGAATTCGATTCCAAAAAGAGTCGGTGTTTGGAAGTCCGATGGACTGCACCTAATGCAAACTGCGAAGGAGCAAGAAATTGATGTATCCAAAACGATGAAAAGCAGGAAATTCGTGATTAGCACTCTAGAA AATCCACCCTATGTAATGGTAGCAAACGCTTCATCAACGGAAAGTGTAATGATCGGTACAAAACACTACGAAGGTTACTGTATTGATTTATTCAAAGAAATCgcaaatatttcagaattcgaATATGAATTCGAAATCGTGCCCGATGGAAAGTATGGCAAGTGGGACGAGGAAAAAAAGACCTGGAACGGTCTAATCAAGCGTGTTATGGACAAG gAAGTTGATTTTGCTACAGTTGACTTAGCAATCACATACCAACGCAAGACTGCTGTAGATTTCAGTCTACCCTTTATGAATTTAG GAATCAGTATTGTTTTCACAAAACCGGAAGAAAAACCGTCGGACCCAAATTCATTCTTGGCTCCTTTTTCTACACAAGTATGGATTTATATGGCTACTGCTTACCTCGCTGTATCGATAATGTTGTATCTTCAGGCAAG AATGGCGCCTGGTGAGTGGGATAATCCGCATCCATGCAATGCTGATCCTGAAGAACttgaaaataactttaatttaaaaaattccttgTGGCTCACTATCGGTTCTCTTATGCAACAGGGATCAGATATACTGCCCAA AGCACCATCCATTCGTATGCTTACTAGCATGTGGTGGTTCTTTACCTTGATTATGATTAGCTCATATACGGCGAATCTAGCCGCCTTTCTCACTGTGGGCAAAATGGAAGACCCTATTAAAAACGTTGAGGATTTGGCAAAGCAGACGAAAATCAAATACGGTGCAGTCGAGGGTGGTGCAACACTGGCATTTTTTCAA TATTCAAATTACACGACGTACAAGCGAATGTATACTACTATGATGGACTCAAAGCCGAGCGTATTcactaaaagtaataaaaaag GTATCGAGCGAGTTCTTAACAGTAAAAGACAATATGCCTTTCTCATGGAATCCACTGGCATCGAATACGAAATGCAGCGTGATAGGAAATGCGAATTAACAAAAATTGGCGGGCTCATTGATAACAAAGGCTATGGCATTGCTATGCCAcgca ATTCTCAGTACAGAACAACGATTAATAATGCGATCCTAACGCTATCAGAGAAAGGCAGGTTGCAACAACTAAAAGATAAATGGTGGATAACAAAAGGTGGAGGAAAGTGCAATGAAAGTGAAACGGAAAAGAGTAGTAACTCAGCTGAATTAGGATTGGAAAACGTCAGTGGTGTATTTAACGTTCTAATATTAGGTTGCAGCGCTTCAATTTTTATCGCTATTTGCGAATTCCTATGGAATATACGCAAAGTCGCTGTGGAGGAGAAA ATCACGCCTTGGGAAGCGCTAGTGGCTGAGCTGAAATTCGCCGTGAACATCTTCGCACTAACGAAACCCGTTAAAATTGCTAAGAGCAGCAGCAAGAACAGCGCGAGCTCATTAGAGGGTGGACTTGGTAGAGCTGCATCCACAGCTCGATCTGTCGTTGGTTCTTTCCTACGTCTCGATATCCTCGATAAATTCGATAAAGACCACAATACGAACAACCGCAGCAATGatcgtaaaattaattga
- the LOC105203789 gene encoding glutamate receptor ionotropic, kainate 2, translated as MLRLFIKMIKMIPRQCLLLIPLVLLALATPIHGITRRIKIGAIFHKGDEDLQKIFQRAISDTKYENFASAFKLVAAIEYVDANTDSFKTAKAACNLLEQGVAAIFGPTSRHTRGIVASIAARFHIPHIEYVWRENEGLEEKNMKKRIPSPMTINIFPASEQLSTAIADIIENIIVTTKWQNFAAIYETNEGLSRLQKVLTIKGDRNNPVTHTVRQLNEGSDHRSMLKEIRSLGICNVIIDVEPEKIMKVLSQAKEVRLLSDYCYFILTYLDSSKLPILDMRNLSTVNITGFSLRETMEDKYGIAWLNSAVLYDAVFLLYKAIETLNARRINDKKSIFIDPVPLSCTNNKRYQAGLNITSIMREISNRGKITGTMNINKYGHRTDFNIYILSFQHPIPVQTSVWKSGALQIMNIKKEQENYFSESMKNRTFKISVKTGPPYVMEVTNASMQGTLIGSKYYEGYCIDLIEKIAKIAEFDYEFEIVPDNQHGKYDEKKKTWNGLIKRVMDKETDFAICDLTITYQRKTAVDFSLPFMNLGISIVFTKPEEKPLDPYSFLHPFSNTVWIYMATAYLAVSIMLFLQARMAPSEWNNPHPCNADSKELENNFNLKNSLWLTIGSLMQQGSDILPKAPSIRMLSSMWWFFTLIMISSYTANLAAFLTVSKMEAPIKNVEDLAKQTKIKYGALEGGATATFFKDSNYSTYKRMYATMTDIKPSVFTKSNEEGIDRVINGKRQYAFLMESTTIEYEMERKCEIMKIGGLIDNKGYGIAMPRNSPYRTKINNAILALAESGTLQEIKKKWWIERGGGKCKENEADKSTNSAELGLASVGGVFMVLMLGCAASVFIAICEFLWNIRKVAVREKITPREALVAELKFVVNIFALTKPVKVAKSSNNSASSIENGRAASTSQSNVGSFRHLDILDKFDKDRNTNNRSNNRN; from the exons ATGTTGag attattcattaaaatgatCAAAATGATTCCACGACAGTGCCTGTTATTGATTCCACTCGTTTTGTTAGCACTGGCAACACCCATCCACGGCATCACGCGACGAATAAAAATCG gGGCAATCTTTCATAAAGGCGATGAAGATctccaaaaaatatttcaaagggCAATTAGtgatacaaaatatgaaaacttTGCATCCGCATTCAAACTTGTCGCCGCCATTGAATACGTCGATGCTAATACCGACAGCTTTAAGACTGCTAAAGCTG CTTGCAATCTTCTTGAGCAAGGTGTGGCAGCCATTTTCGGGCCTACAAGTCGGCATACTCGTGGAATAGTTGCGAGTATTGCTGCGCGATTTCATATACCGCACATCGAGTATGTTTGGCGAGAAAACGAAGGATTggaagagaaaaatatgaaaaaaaggaTTCCGTCACCAATGACCATAAACATATTCCCTGCCAGTGAGCAACTTAGCACG GCTATCGCCGACATCATCGAAAACATCATCGTTACAACAAAATGGCAAAACTTCGCAGCGATTTATGAAACTAACGAGGGATTGTCACGCCTTCAGAAGGTTTTGACAATAAAAGGAGATAGAAATAATCCAGTTACACATACGGTTAGGCAGTTGAACGAAGGATCGGATCATCGCTCGATGCTCAAAGAGATACGCTCTTTGGgaatatgtaatgtaattattgatGTCGAACCGGAGAAAATCATGAAAGTTCTCAGTCAAGCGAAGGAAGTCAGATTGCTATCGGACTATTGTTACTTCATCCTAACGTACTTG GATTCATCCAAGTTACCTATTCTCGACATGCGAAATCTAAGTACTGTTAATATCACTGGATTCAGCTTGAGAGAGACGATGGAAGACAAATACGGAATTGCTTGG ttaaatTCAGCGGTTCTCTACGACGCAGTATTTTTGCTTTATAAAGCAATAGAGACTCTGAATGCGAGAagaattaatgacaaaaaatctATATTCATTGATCCTGTACCACTGTCTTGTACcaataataaaagatatcaaGCAGGACTTAATATTACCAGCATTATGCGAGAG ATTTCGAACAGGGGAAAGATTACGGGTACTATGAACATCAACAAGTACGGTCACAGAActgattttaatatatatattctcagCTTTCAACATCCGATTCCGGTACAAACCAGTGTTTGGAAATCCGGCGCTCTGCAAATCATGAATATCAAGAAGgagcaagaaaattatttttctgaatCTATGAAAAACAGGACATTCAAGATCAGCGTCAAAACA GGCCCACCCTACGTAATGGAAGTGACTAATGCTTCAATGCAAGGAACATTAATTGGTTCAAAATACTACGAAGGTTACTGCATTGATTTGatcgagaaaatcgcaaaaattgcAGAATTTGATTACGAATTCGAAATCGTACCTGATAATCAGCATGGAAAGTATGACGAGAAAAAAAAGACATGGAATGGTCTAATCAAGCGCGTTATGGACAAG gaAACTGATTTTGCTATATGTGATTTAACAATAACGTACCAGCGCAAGACTGCCGTGGATTTCAGCCTACCTTTTATGAATTTAG gAATCAGTATTGTCTTCACGAAACCGGAAGAAAAACCATTGGATCCATATTCATTCTTGCATCCATTTTCTAATACAGTATGGATTTATATGGCTACTGCTTACCTCGCTGTATCGATAATGTTATTTCTTCAGGCAAG AATGGCACCTAGCGAGTGGAACAATCCGCATCCATGCAATGCAGATTCCAAAGAACttgaaaataactttaatttgaaaaattccttGTGGCTCACTATCGGTTCTCTTATGCAACAGGGATCAGATATACTGCCCAA AGCACCATCAATTCGTATGCTTAGCAGCATGTGGTGGTTCTTTACCCTGATTATGATCAGCTCGTATACGGCAAATCTAGCCGCCTTTCTTACTGTGAGCAAAATGGAAGCACCTATTAAAAACGTTGAGGATTTGGCAAAGCAGACGAAAATCAAATACGGTGCACTCGAGGGTGGTGCAACAGcgacattttttaaa GATTCGAATTATTCGACGTACAAACGAATGTATGCTACAATGACAGACATAAAGCCGAGCGTATTCACTAAAAGTAATGAAGAAG GTATCGATCGAGTTATTAATGGCAAACGACAATATGCCTTTCTCATGGAATCCACTACAATCGAATACGAAATGGAGCGCAAatgtgaaataatgaaaattggcGGGCTCATTGATAACAAAGGCTACGGCATTGCTATGCCACGCA ATTCTCCGTACAGGACAAAGATTAATAATGCGATCCTGGCGCTGGCAGAGAGTGGTACAttgcaagaaataaaaaagaaatggtGGATAGAAAGAGGTGGAGGAAAGTGCAAAGAAAATGAAGCGGATAAGAGTACTAACTCAGCTGAATTAGGATTGGCAAGCGTCGGTGGTGTATTCATGGTTCTAATGTTAGGTTGCGCTGCTTCAGTCTTTATCGCCATTTGCGAATTCCTATGGAATATACGCAAAGTCGCTGTGAGAGAGAAG ATCACACCGCGGGAAGCGCTAGTGGCCGAGTTGAAATTCGTCGTGAACATTTTCGCGTTAACGAAACCCGTTAAAGTTGCAAAAAGCAGCAACAACAGCGCGAGCTCCATAGAGAATGGCAGAGCTGCATCCACGTCTCAATCTAACGTTGGTTCTTTCCGACATCTCGATATACTTGATAAATTCGATAAAGATCGCAACACGAACAACCGCAGCAATAATCGTAATTGA